The following are encoded in a window of Streptomyces sp. Go-475 genomic DNA:
- a CDS encoding GntR family transcriptional regulator yields MPGSTGNGAVTRSTLRQQIAEALRDEVLAGRLQPGQEFTVKEIAEQYGVSATPVREALVDLSAQGLLDADQHRGFKVHEYSAEDFRGMIEARGLVIEGMFLALTEGRPGAVRPDDPRAAAVVAGVRRRGEEAQRAAAAGDLTVLIGYDLRFWRELGACFGNPYLADFLHRLRVQTWVCAVQHLRRLTDLRGELWAGHTELVDALIARDNDTARAIIADYNAHSLALIERLASG; encoded by the coding sequence ATGCCCGGCAGCACCGGCAACGGCGCCGTCACGCGCAGCACCCTGCGCCAGCAGATCGCCGAAGCGCTTCGCGACGAGGTGCTGGCCGGGCGTCTGCAGCCGGGGCAGGAGTTCACGGTCAAGGAGATCGCCGAGCAGTACGGGGTGTCCGCGACGCCGGTCCGGGAGGCGCTGGTCGACCTCTCCGCGCAGGGTCTGCTCGACGCCGACCAGCACCGCGGCTTCAAGGTGCACGAGTACTCGGCCGAGGACTTCCGCGGCATGATCGAGGCGCGCGGCCTGGTCATCGAGGGGATGTTCCTGGCGCTGACCGAGGGACGCCCGGGCGCCGTGCGTCCCGACGATCCGCGGGCCGCCGCCGTCGTCGCGGGGGTCCGCAGGCGCGGCGAGGAGGCCCAGCGCGCCGCCGCCGCCGGTGATCTCACCGTCCTCATCGGCTACGACCTGCGCTTCTGGCGCGAGCTCGGCGCCTGCTTCGGCAATCCCTACCTCGCCGACTTCCTGCACCGGCTGCGCGTCCAGACCTGGGTGTGCGCGGTGCAGCACCTGCGCCGTCTCACCGACCTGCGCGGCGAGCTGTGGGCCGGTCACACCGAACTGGTCGACGCCCTGATCGCCCGCGACAACGACACGGCCCGGGCGATCATCGCCGACTACAACGCCCACTCGCTGGCCCTGATCGAGCGCCTCGCGTCCGGATGA
- a CDS encoding ABC transporter permease, whose translation MTAFAVRPGSSRQLAGTGTLLRFALRRDRLMVPVWIAVNALMVLSMPSTLEGLYGTPAERADLVRQMGTNSSLRAMVGPVFGDSLGALTAWRVGVYAGALAAVMSLLVVVRHTRDEEESGRQELVASGMVGRRASLTAALLAAAVANAVLALLLTAGLAGQGTAGALALGLGIAGVGMVFATLAAVVAQLTESARPARGLTAAVLGAAFVLRAAGDSATDDGSSVLTWLSPLGWLENLRPYADERWWVLALPGAAALLQGAVAYALAGRRDIGMSFLPTRPGPASGRLGSAGALAWRLQRGGVLGWSIGFFLAGAVYGGMTEGAADLVGDNENARRIIERMGGQAGLTDAFLASMIGMLGLVAALYIVASVLRLHGEETSGRAEPVLANAVGRLRWAAGHLVIAFGGSALIMLLAGLGFAAGYGRQVGPILGACLVQLPAVWVIGGVAVLLHGVLPRGAVAAWAVAGAVLLIGWVGPALDVPQAVLDVSPFGHLPKLPGGSMEWGPVGVLTGLAAALVAAGLAGLRRRDMAA comes from the coding sequence ATGACGGCCTTCGCGGTGCGACCCGGCAGCTCACGCCAACTGGCCGGGACGGGCACGCTGTTGCGGTTCGCGCTGCGCCGCGACCGGCTGATGGTCCCGGTGTGGATCGCGGTGAACGCGCTGATGGTGCTCTCCATGCCGAGCACCCTGGAGGGCCTGTACGGCACCCCGGCCGAGCGGGCCGACCTGGTCCGGCAGATGGGGACCAACTCCTCGCTGCGGGCGATGGTCGGCCCGGTCTTCGGCGACTCGCTGGGCGCCCTGACGGCCTGGCGGGTGGGCGTCTACGCGGGCGCCCTGGCCGCCGTGATGAGCCTGCTCGTCGTCGTACGGCACACCCGGGACGAGGAGGAGAGCGGCCGTCAGGAGCTGGTGGCGTCCGGGATGGTGGGCCGCAGGGCGTCCCTGACGGCGGCCCTGCTGGCGGCGGCGGTCGCGAACGCGGTCCTGGCGCTGCTGCTCACGGCCGGGCTGGCCGGACAGGGCACGGCCGGGGCGCTGGCACTCGGGCTCGGCATCGCCGGCGTCGGCATGGTCTTCGCCACGCTGGCGGCGGTCGTCGCCCAGCTGACGGAGAGCGCGCGGCCGGCCCGCGGCCTGACCGCGGCGGTGCTCGGCGCCGCGTTCGTGCTGCGCGCGGCGGGCGACTCGGCGACGGACGACGGCTCGTCGGTGCTGACCTGGCTGTCACCGCTGGGGTGGCTGGAGAACCTGCGGCCGTACGCGGACGAACGCTGGTGGGTGCTGGCGCTGCCGGGTGCGGCGGCGCTGCTCCAGGGGGCGGTCGCCTACGCCCTGGCCGGGCGCCGTGACATCGGCATGAGCTTCCTGCCGACGCGGCCCGGACCGGCCTCGGGCCGGCTGGGCAGCGCGGGCGCGCTGGCCTGGCGGTTGCAGCGGGGCGGCGTGCTGGGCTGGAGCATCGGCTTCTTCCTGGCCGGTGCCGTCTACGGCGGCATGACCGAGGGGGCGGCCGACCTGGTCGGCGACAACGAGAACGCCCGGCGGATCATCGAGCGGATGGGCGGCCAGGCGGGCCTGACGGACGCGTTCCTGGCGTCGATGATCGGCATGCTGGGCCTGGTCGCGGCGCTGTACATCGTGGCGTCCGTACTGCGCCTGCACGGCGAGGAGACGTCCGGCCGGGCGGAGCCGGTGCTGGCGAACGCGGTCGGGCGCCTGCGCTGGGCCGCCGGGCACCTGGTGATCGCCTTCGGCGGATCCGCCCTGATCATGCTCCTGGCCGGTCTCGGCTTCGCCGCCGGTTACGGCAGGCAGGTCGGCCCGATCCTGGGGGCGTGCCTGGTGCAGCTCCCGGCGGTGTGGGTGATCGGCGGGGTGGCGGTGCTGCTGCACGGCGTCCTGCCCCGGGGGGCCGTGGCGGCCTGGGCCGTCGCCGGGGCGGTCCTGCTGATCGGCTGGGTCGGTCCCGCCCTGGACGTGCCGCAGGCGGTGCTGGACGTCTCCCCCTTCGGCCACCTGCCGAAGCTGCCCGGGGGGTCCATGG
- a CDS encoding diacylglycerol kinase family protein, with translation MAEVATSATSEQLLVVIDPVARRSDGESVRIAKDVLKAGAAVKLCLPDGPEEFARALRRRGSRRPVVVGDDRALIHAVSLLHRHRELAGCALSVVPVGGALSLARSLGVPTGTVAAARTVLDGVERRMDLLVDDSDGVVLGALRIPPVTAAAQAPDPETAPGRPWLRTCQYLVRTLVPAGRPSRPPSAPAPGPSRLRVEVDGETLVDLNQPVEAVSVSPGTAGVASVEVRPVSVGAEASPLLAEGRTVTVSGAHFRYRADALVSGPVRTRTWVVREGAWGLTVPAAG, from the coding sequence ATGGCCGAGGTGGCGACTTCCGCGACGTCCGAGCAGCTGCTGGTGGTCATCGACCCGGTCGCCCGTCGGTCGGACGGCGAGTCCGTACGGATCGCGAAAGACGTGCTCAAAGCGGGTGCCGCCGTGAAGCTGTGCCTGCCGGACGGCCCGGAGGAGTTCGCCCGGGCGTTGCGCCGGCGGGGGTCTCGGCGCCCGGTGGTGGTGGGCGACGACCGGGCCCTGATCCACGCGGTGTCGCTGCTGCACCGGCACCGGGAGCTGGCCGGATGCGCGCTGTCGGTGGTGCCGGTCGGGGGCGCGCTGTCCCTGGCCCGGTCGCTGGGCGTGCCGACGGGGACGGTGGCGGCGGCGCGGACGGTGCTCGACGGGGTCGAGCGGCGGATGGACCTGCTCGTCGACGACAGCGACGGGGTGGTGCTCGGCGCGCTGCGGATACCGCCGGTGACGGCCGCCGCGCAGGCGCCGGATCCCGAGACCGCCCCGGGCCGCCCCTGGCTGCGGACGTGCCAGTACCTGGTGCGCACCCTGGTCCCGGCCGGCCGCCCGTCCCGGCCCCCCTCCGCGCCCGCGCCCGGCCCCTCCCGGCTGCGGGTCGAGGTCGACGGCGAGACCCTCGTCGATCTGAACCAGCCGGTGGAGGCGGTGTCGGTGTCGCCGGGGACCGCCGGGGTGGCCTCGGTGGAGGTCCGTCCGGTGTCCGTGGGCGCCGAGGCGTCGCCGCTGCTCGCGGAAGGCCGGACGGTGACGGTGTCGGGCGCGCACTTCCGCTACCGGGCGGACGCGCTGGTGTCGGGGCCGGTGCGCACCCGCACCTGGGTGGTGCGCGAGGGCGCCTGGGGGCTGACCGTGCCGGCGGCGGGGTGA
- a CDS encoding type 1 glutamine amidotransferase family protein, translated as MNATPAPAGHDRKPVHLAVYDTLADWETGHATAHLARAGHEIRTAGPSTAPVTSIGGLRIQPDLALDDVRPEDSSLLILPGADLWDAGDDLAPFARKARAFLEAGVPVAAICGATAGLAREGLLDDRAHTSAVSFYLAATGYAGGERYVEADAVTDGGLVTAGPTEPVAFAREILSLLGVFEGEVLDAWYRLFHDSDPTAYAVLEKAGAA; from the coding sequence ATGAACGCCACGCCAGCCCCCGCCGGCCATGACCGCAAGCCCGTCCATCTCGCCGTCTACGACACCCTCGCCGACTGGGAGACCGGCCACGCCACGGCCCACCTCGCCCGCGCCGGCCACGAGATCCGCACGGCCGGCCCGTCCACCGCCCCGGTCACCAGCATCGGCGGCCTGCGCATCCAGCCCGACCTGGCCCTGGACGACGTACGCCCCGAGGACAGCTCCCTGCTGATCCTCCCGGGCGCCGACCTCTGGGACGCGGGCGACGACCTGGCCCCCTTCGCCCGCAAGGCCCGGGCCTTCCTGGAGGCGGGCGTCCCGGTCGCCGCGATCTGCGGGGCCACCGCCGGACTCGCCCGCGAGGGCCTGCTCGACGACCGGGCCCACACCAGCGCGGTCTCCTTCTACCTCGCCGCGACCGGCTACGCGGGCGGCGAGCGCTACGTCGAGGCCGACGCCGTCACCGACGGCGGCCTGGTCACCGCGGGCCCGACCGAGCCGGTCGCCTTCGCCCGGGAGATCCTGAGCCTGCTCGGGGTCTTCGAGGGCGAGGTGCTGGACGCCTGGTACCGCCTCTTCCACGACTCCGACCCGACGGCGTACGCCGTGCTGGAGAAGGCCGGGGCGGCATGA
- a CDS encoding aspartate aminotransferase family protein has protein sequence MTPQPNPEAGAAVKAADRDHVFHSWSAQELIDPLAVAGAEGSYFWDYDGKRYLDFSSGLVYTNIGYQHPKVVAAIQEQAARMTTFAPAFAVEARSEAARLIAERTPGDLDKIFFTNGGADAVEHAIRMARLHTGRPKVLSAYRSYHGGTQQAVNITGDPRRWASDSGTAGVVHFWAPHLYRSRFYAETEEQECARALEHLETTIAFEGPSTIAAIILETIPGTAGIMVPPPGYLAGVRELCDKYGIVFVLDEVMAGFGRTGTWFAADLFGVTPDLLTFAKGVNSGYVPLGGVAISGAIAETFGKRPYPGGLTYSGHPLACAAAVATIDVMAEEGVVEHAARLGESVVGPELRALAERHPSVGEVRGVGMFWALELVRDRETREPLVPYNAAGEANAPMAAFAAAAKAGGLWPFVNMNRTHVVPPCNVSEAELKEGLAVLDAALSVADEHTGKHL, from the coding sequence ATGACCCCTCAGCCGAACCCCGAAGCCGGTGCCGCCGTGAAGGCCGCCGACCGTGACCACGTGTTCCACTCCTGGTCCGCGCAGGAGCTGATCGACCCGCTCGCCGTCGCCGGTGCCGAGGGGTCGTACTTCTGGGACTACGACGGCAAGCGCTACCTCGACTTCAGCAGCGGGCTCGTCTACACGAACATCGGCTACCAGCACCCCAAGGTCGTCGCCGCGATCCAGGAGCAGGCGGCGCGGATGACGACGTTCGCGCCCGCGTTCGCGGTCGAGGCCCGGTCGGAGGCGGCCCGGCTGATCGCCGAACGGACCCCGGGCGACCTGGACAAGATCTTCTTCACCAACGGCGGCGCCGACGCCGTCGAGCACGCCATCCGGATGGCCCGGCTGCACACCGGCCGCCCGAAGGTGCTCTCGGCGTACCGCTCGTACCACGGCGGCACCCAGCAGGCCGTGAACATCACCGGCGACCCGCGCCGCTGGGCCTCCGACAGCGGCACGGCCGGGGTGGTGCACTTCTGGGCGCCCCACCTCTACCGCTCCCGCTTCTACGCGGAGACCGAGGAGCAGGAGTGCGCGCGGGCGCTGGAGCACCTGGAGACGACGATCGCCTTCGAGGGGCCCTCGACAATCGCGGCGATCATCCTGGAGACCATCCCGGGCACGGCCGGGATCATGGTGCCGCCGCCCGGTTACCTGGCCGGGGTGCGCGAGCTCTGCGACAAGTACGGGATCGTCTTCGTCCTGGACGAGGTCATGGCCGGCTTCGGGCGGACGGGCACATGGTTCGCGGCGGACCTGTTCGGCGTCACGCCCGACCTGCTGACCTTCGCCAAGGGCGTGAACAGCGGCTATGTGCCGCTGGGCGGGGTGGCGATCTCCGGCGCGATCGCGGAGACGTTCGGGAAGCGGCCGTACCCGGGCGGGCTGACGTACTCCGGGCACCCGCTGGCGTGCGCCGCCGCCGTCGCGACGATCGACGTCATGGCCGAGGAGGGCGTCGTCGAGCACGCGGCCCGGCTGGGCGAGAGCGTCGTCGGGCCGGAGCTGCGGGCGCTGGCCGAGCGGCACCCGAGCGTCGGCGAGGTGCGCGGCGTGGGCATGTTCTGGGCGCTGGAGCTGGTGCGCGACCGCGAGACGCGGGAGCCGCTGGTGCCGTACAACGCGGCCGGGGAGGCGAACGCGCCGATGGCCGCCTTCGCCGCCGCCGCGAAGGCGGGCGGGCTGTGGCCGTTCGTGAACATGAACCGGACGCACGTGGTGCCGCCCTGCAACGTGAGCGAGGCGGAGCTGAAGGAAGGCCTGGCCGTCCTGGACGCGGCGCTCTCCGTGGCCGACGAGCACACCGGTAAACACCTGTAA
- a CDS encoding ABC transporter ATP-binding protein, whose product MTKAITVSGLHKSFGRTHALDGLDLEVATGEVHGFLGPNGAGKSTAIRVLLGLLRADSGAARVLGRDPWADAVEVHRRIAYVPGDVTLWRNLSGGEVIDLYGRLRGGLDARRRAELIERFELDPTKKGRTYSKGNRQKVALVAAFASDVDLLILDEPTSGLDPLMEEVFQRCVAEERDRGRTVLLSSHILSEVEELCDRVSIIRKGRTVESGSLAELRHLTRTSVVAELAGPPNGLADLPGVHDLDVHGRRVRLQVDTDRLDGVLRSLTESGVRSLTSTPPTLEELFLRHYQDEAATR is encoded by the coding sequence ATGACGAAGGCCATCACCGTCTCCGGACTGCACAAGTCGTTCGGGCGGACGCACGCACTCGACGGGCTCGACCTGGAGGTCGCCACCGGCGAGGTCCACGGCTTCCTCGGCCCCAACGGCGCCGGGAAGTCCACCGCCATCCGGGTCCTGCTCGGCCTGCTGCGCGCCGACTCGGGCGCCGCGCGGGTGCTGGGCCGCGACCCGTGGGCGGACGCGGTGGAGGTGCACCGCCGCATCGCGTACGTCCCCGGGGACGTGACGCTGTGGCGCAACCTCTCCGGCGGCGAGGTCATCGACCTCTACGGCCGGCTGCGCGGAGGCCTGGACGCCCGGCGCCGGGCGGAGCTGATCGAGCGGTTCGAGCTCGACCCCACGAAGAAGGGCCGCACCTACTCCAAGGGCAACCGGCAGAAGGTCGCCCTGGTCGCCGCGTTCGCCTCGGACGTCGACCTGCTGATCCTGGACGAGCCCACCTCGGGTCTCGACCCGCTGATGGAGGAGGTCTTCCAGCGGTGTGTCGCGGAGGAGCGCGACCGGGGCCGCACGGTCCTGCTCTCCTCCCACATCCTCAGCGAGGTCGAGGAGCTGTGCGACCGGGTGAGCATCATCCGCAAGGGCCGCACGGTCGAGAGCGGGTCGCTCGCCGAGCTGCGCCATCTGACCCGCACCAGCGTGGTCGCGGAACTCGCGGGTCCGCCGAACGGACTGGCGGACCTGCCCGGCGTGCACGACCTCGACGTGCACGGGCGCCGCGTCCGGCTCCAGGTCGACACCGACCGGCTGGACGGTGTCCTGCGGTCGCTGACCGAGTCGGGCGTGCGGTCGCTGACGTCGACGCCGCCCACCCTGGAGGAACTCTTCCTGCGGCACTACCAGGACGAGGCGGCGACCCGATGA
- a CDS encoding adenylosuccinate synthase, producing MPALVLLGAQWGDEGKGKATDLLGGSVDYVVRYQGGNNAGHTVVVGDQKYALHLLPSGILSPGCTPVIGNGVVVDPSVLLSELSGLNERGVDTSKLLISGNAHIITPYNVTVDKVTERFLGKRKIGTTGRGIGPTYADKINRVGIRVQDLYDESILTQKVEAALDVKNQILTKLYNRRAIAVDQVVEELLGYADKLAPYVADTVLVLNQALEEDKVVLFEGGQGTLLDIDHGTYPFVTSSNPTAGGACTGAGVGPTKISRVIGILKAYTTRVGAGPFPTELFDEDGEALRRIGGERGVTTGRDRRCGWFDAVIARYATRVNGLTDFFLTKLDVLTGWEQIPVCVAYEIDGKRVEELPYSQTDFHHAKPVYEMLPGWSEDISKAKTFADLPKNAQAYVKALEEMSGAPISAIGVGPGRDETIEINSFL from the coding sequence GTGCCCGCACTTGTGCTGCTCGGTGCTCAGTGGGGTGACGAAGGCAAGGGAAAGGCCACCGACCTGCTCGGTGGTTCGGTGGACTATGTAGTGCGCTACCAGGGCGGCAACAACGCCGGCCACACGGTGGTCGTGGGCGACCAGAAGTACGCCCTCCACCTCCTCCCTTCCGGAATCCTGTCCCCCGGCTGCACGCCGGTCATCGGTAACGGCGTCGTCGTCGACCCGTCGGTCCTGCTCTCCGAGCTGAGCGGTCTGAACGAGCGTGGTGTCGACACGTCCAAGCTCCTCATCAGCGGAAACGCGCACATCATCACGCCGTACAACGTGACGGTGGACAAGGTGACGGAGCGCTTCCTCGGCAAGCGGAAGATCGGCACGACCGGGCGCGGCATCGGCCCGACCTACGCCGACAAGATCAACCGCGTCGGGATCCGCGTGCAGGACCTCTACGACGAGTCGATCCTCACGCAGAAGGTCGAGGCGGCCCTCGACGTCAAGAACCAGATCCTCACCAAGCTCTACAACCGGCGCGCGATCGCCGTGGACCAGGTGGTCGAGGAGCTTCTGGGCTACGCCGACAAGCTCGCGCCGTACGTCGCCGACACCGTCCTGGTCCTCAACCAGGCGCTGGAGGAGGACAAGGTCGTCCTGTTCGAGGGCGGCCAGGGCACCCTGCTGGACATCGACCACGGCACGTACCCCTTCGTCACCTCGTCCAACCCGACCGCGGGCGGCGCCTGCACGGGCGCGGGCGTGGGCCCGACGAAGATCAGCCGCGTGATCGGCATCCTCAAGGCGTACACCACCCGCGTCGGGGCCGGCCCCTTCCCGACCGAGCTGTTCGACGAGGACGGCGAGGCGCTGCGCCGGATCGGCGGCGAGCGCGGCGTCACCACCGGCCGGGACCGCCGCTGCGGCTGGTTCGACGCGGTCATCGCCCGCTACGCGACCCGCGTGAACGGCCTGACCGACTTCTTCCTCACCAAGCTCGACGTCCTCACCGGCTGGGAGCAGATCCCGGTCTGCGTCGCGTACGAGATCGACGGCAAGCGCGTCGAGGAGCTGCCCTACTCCCAGACCGACTTCCACCACGCCAAGCCGGTCTACGAGATGCTGCCGGGCTGGAGCGAGGACATCTCCAAGGCGAAGACCTTCGCCGACCTGCCGAAGAACGCCCAGGCGTACGTGAAGGCGCTGGAGGAGATGTCCGGCGCCCCGATCTCCGCGATCGGCGTGGGCCCGGGCCGGGACGAGACGATCGAGATCAACTCGTTCCTGTAG
- a CDS encoding MarR family transcriptional regulator: MSRERQDLLSRSALGVFRLNGQFLGVAEELARPAGLTAAWWQVLGAVLGEPLPVSGIARAMGITRQSVQRIADLLVERGLAEYRPNPAHRRAKLLAPTGEGRAAVARIDPGHAAFADRLAEAFGEAELAEAVRLLERLSKVLDQVGPPVTEP; encoded by the coding sequence ATGAGCCGGGAGCGGCAGGACCTGCTCAGCCGCAGCGCCCTCGGGGTGTTCCGGCTCAACGGCCAGTTCCTCGGCGTCGCGGAGGAACTGGCCCGGCCGGCCGGGCTGACCGCCGCCTGGTGGCAGGTCCTCGGCGCGGTCCTCGGCGAGCCGCTGCCCGTCTCCGGCATCGCCCGCGCCATGGGCATCACCCGGCAGAGCGTGCAGCGCATCGCCGATCTGCTGGTGGAACGCGGTCTCGCGGAGTACCGGCCGAACCCGGCGCACCGCCGGGCCAAGCTCCTCGCGCCGACCGGGGAGGGCCGGGCGGCCGTCGCCCGCATCGACCCGGGGCACGCGGCCTTCGCCGACCGGCTGGCCGAGGCGTTCGGGGAGGCCGAGCTGGCGGAGGCGGTACGGCTGCTGGAGCGGCTGTCGAAGGTGCTGGACCAGGTCGGTCCGCCTGTTACGGAACCGTAG
- a CDS encoding DUF3303 family protein produces the protein MRVLLQAHVDTEKANEVIRSGKMPQVMQEIMESFKPEASYFGPDNGVRTMFLVFDMQDSSQLPPLTEQLFQNFGAKVDYTPVMNFEDLQKGLSQIR, from the coding sequence ATGCGCGTACTGCTTCAGGCCCATGTCGACACGGAGAAGGCGAACGAGGTCATCCGCAGCGGCAAGATGCCCCAGGTCATGCAGGAGATCATGGAGTCGTTCAAGCCGGAGGCCTCCTACTTCGGTCCCGACAACGGGGTCCGCACCATGTTCCTGGTCTTCGACATGCAGGACTCGTCGCAGTTGCCGCCGCTCACCGAGCAGCTCTTCCAGAACTTCGGCGCCAAGGTGGACTACACGCCGGTGATGAACTTCGAGGACCTGCAGAAGGGGCTGTCCCAGATCCGGTGA
- a CDS encoding MarR family transcriptional regulator, whose product MTDSASNGRDAEAVSRFVESFAAHLVEAGMPRMPARVFAALLSSDEGSMTSAELGEQLRISPAAVSGAVRYLAQTHMVSREREPGSRRERYRVHGDQWYEALTNREAVLKRWESALREGVSSLGADTPAGRRMAETLAFFEFLDGELAALMERWREHRKKTFGHTLQD is encoded by the coding sequence ATGACGGATTCAGCCAGCAACGGCCGGGACGCGGAGGCGGTGTCCAGGTTCGTCGAGTCCTTCGCGGCACACCTCGTCGAGGCCGGCATGCCCCGGATGCCCGCCCGGGTCTTCGCCGCGCTGCTCTCCTCCGACGAGGGCTCGATGACCTCCGCCGAACTGGGCGAGCAGCTGCGCATCAGCCCGGCGGCCGTGTCCGGCGCGGTCCGCTACCTGGCCCAGACGCACATGGTCTCGCGCGAACGGGAGCCCGGCTCGCGCCGGGAGCGCTACCGGGTGCACGGTGACCAGTGGTACGAGGCGCTGACCAACCGCGAAGCCGTCCTCAAGCGGTGGGAGAGCGCCCTGCGCGAAGGCGTCAGCAGCCTCGGCGCCGACACCCCGGCGGGCCGCCGCATGGCCGAGACGCTCGCGTTCTTCGAGTTCCTCGACGGCGAACTCGCCGCCCTGATGGAACGCTGGCGCGAGCACCGGAAGAAGACCTTCGGGCACACGCTCCAGGACTGA